TGAACGTCGCCAAGCAGATCGTATCGGCGCGCGAAGAAAAACCATTCTTGTCTAAAGAAGATTTAAGTAAGCGCGGGAAAGTGTCGAAAACATTGATCGATTACTTGACTGAAAATCGCGTCTTGGAAGATTTACCAGATGAGAATCAGTTATCCCTGTTCGATATGATGTAAATAAGCGTGTAAGTTGCGTCAGAACCGAATTTGTGGTAATATAATGAATGTATTTAGAGACTTTGGTCGAGTGAGCAGCGATGCTCACTCTTTTTATTGGATAAAGTGAGTTTTACCAAAGGCAAAAACGTTGCCAGTACAGTATTTAGCGCAACAATGCACCATTATTGAGCAGCAATTGTTCTACGTTTAATAGGACTTTTAAGCTTTTTTAAAAAGATTAGGGGAATTATTTTGCCGGAACAAACTAAAATTGCGAAAAGGAGGCAATGGTTTGAGCTCGGTTGTTGAAAGAGTCCAAGATGTTGTCCAACCAATCGTGGACAGTCATCAATTTGAATTAGTTGATATTGAATTTGTTAAAGAAGGTAAGAGCTGGTACTTACGGGTTTACATTGATAAACCTGCCGGCATTACCCTTGAAGATTGTGCTATGATCAGTGAAAAAATTAGTGAAACGCTGGATTCAATGGATCCGGACCCGATTCCGCAAGCTTACTATCTAGAAGTTTCGTCGCCAGGCGCTGAACGACCTTTAAAAAAAGAAGCTGATTATCAGCGCGCTTTAAATAGTTACATCCATATTTCATTGTACCAAGCAGTTAATGGGACAAAAATTTATGAAGGTACTTTGACGGCGGTAACGCCAGAAGAGCTAACGTTGTCAGTTAAAATTAAAACTCGGCGTAAGGAATTTACATTTGCGCGTAAACAG
This is a stretch of genomic DNA from Loigolactobacillus coryniformis subsp. coryniformis KCTC 3167 = DSM 20001. It encodes these proteins:
- the rimP gene encoding ribosome maturation factor RimP; amino-acid sequence: MSSVVERVQDVVQPIVDSHQFELVDIEFVKEGKSWYLRVYIDKPAGITLEDCAMISEKISETLDSMDPDPIPQAYYLEVSSPGAERPLKKEADYQRALNSYIHISLYQAVNGTKIYEGTLTAVTPEELTLSVKIKTRRKEFTFARKQIAQARLAIEF